A stretch of DNA from Chanos chanos chromosome 11, fChaCha1.1, whole genome shotgun sequence:
AAACCAGGAACTATCTGGGTAAGAGATTTTGTGCCTGAAGGATACGTTTGAATAGATTTAAcaaatctctcttttcccacacacacacacacacacacacacacacacactccagatctctctcatttcccctctctctctcttttttttttttttttttttattaaattcatttttcctCCCTGCTGTGTTTGTCAGCTCTTAGGACACACACTGGGCAGTCAATCATAAACGGAAACTGGGTGATTGACAGGCCTGGGATTTTCCACGCTGCTGGAACTGAATTTAAGTACCGACGACCCAATGAAATTCGCAGCCGGACAGGGGAATCTATCACTGCCCTTGGCCCGACTGATCAGGAGTTGCATCTCTTTGTGAGTGACCAATCGCAAAGTAGTTCAAAGAGGCCTAGTGAGAGTCCAAGGTATAGAGTTAAAAAAAGGTAGAgggagtttctctctgttttaataatGCTTGGCCctgttatttgtttaatatcatAGATACAGAAAAGAGGACCTCTAGTGGAAGgtttctttccattttcatgGACACATGCATATTGctgtattaaaatgatatttcattCGATTGTTGCTTAATACATGCTGTTTAGATGCTTCTCTATGTTTTGCTTTATGTCTATAAGGTGATATATCAACAACCCAGTCCAACAGTACATTATGAATATATCATGTCTAGAGCCATTGTcatcaactcacacacacactctgctgtaCTTCCACTAGGTgagtatacacatacacacacacacacacacacacacacacacacacacacacacacacgcacacacatacagagagcgagagagagagggagagggagagggattaGTATAATATTTCTAAAAATATCTGATTAAAATTGTCTAAATGATAAGGTAACATCataatatcaaatatcaaaatgcATATTgccaaacattcattttgacaaCTGAAGCTGTTGTGTGGAAAagattttttgcttttttatttttaatctccAAGTTTTtccatcacaaaaacaaaaaacaaaatagaatcAGATATATTTGTCGTAAAGTGTCATGATTTCAGCCTTTGGTTTTGGTCAGTTACTAACAGTGTTCTGACGATATGTCAGTCCGTGTGGCTGTTATTTATGTATAAAATTGCATGCTATGTTTGGGCAGTTATTAGAGCCGAATCTGAGACTATGACCCCTGTAGGAAAATCAACGGAAACTTGGCATTTGAGTCCCGCCTGTGCTCTGGTTCTTCTCTCCCGTCCTGTGAGGGtcaactctctttctttctttctttctttctttctttctttctttctttctttctctctctctctctctctctctctcttagcagAGACTCATGAAAATGAAGTTCCAGAGAACGGAGCGATTGATAATTCGGGGGGCGGGGCTTACCCCAACCAAGTGCCCTCTGAGCCAATGACCTCTCAGCCCCTCCCACCATACAGCTGGGTTCCCACCACAGCCACGCCCTGCAGTGTCACCTGTGGGACAGgtactggaaaaaaacaaagatcgGATATTAAAAACTCACGttatacgtgcatgtgtgtgaaggggggATTGATATATGTGATTTTATGTCTgcgttaatgtgtgtgtgtgtgtgtgtgtgtgtgtgtgtgtgtgtgtcaggcagaCGTCAGGTTCTGTTTAGCTGTGTAGAGAGAGCTACCCAAACTACTGTACCAAGAGACCTCTGTAGTCCTTCTCCTCGCCCTCCTGCCAAAGAAGAGGACTGCAACTCCCAGCCATGCCCTGCATTGTAAGTGACTCCACCCCTTTTATCAAAACTGTGACTACTCACTTACTGCAAGCGCTTGATGCTAGACTGAAACACCATGGCCCTTATGAAATGTGATCATTTATGATTCACCTAATTCACCTATTTCACTTTAAAAGTGTTATAAACTGACCACAATACAATAGATATACCAgctgacatctgtgtgtgtgtctgtgtgtgtctagctGGGATGTGGGGGAGTGGTCTGAGTGCAGTAAGACCTGCGGTCCGGGGTTCCAGCACCGTCAGGTTTTATGCCGTCAGACCCAAGGGCGCCATGGCAACCACACAGTCACCGTGGCAAAGCAGCTTTGTGACCACACCGAGACACCAGAGACTACTGTCTCCTGTCAGCTTAAGATCTGCAGTGAGTGGCAGATTCGCTCCGCATggactgaggtgtgtgtgtgtgtgagtaagtgtgtatgcatgtagtCTTCAACCATGTAAGTTTCATCACAAATGACATAATCATAAAAGTCATTTAACTTGGCAATCTGACATAGTCCCAACACTGATCCTTGCAGAACCTCATGACGCAAATTTGATTATACAAAAATCAAGTCTGCATGAACCCCcttaaatgttctctttttctcttttttcttgctcCTTCTTtacttaatctctctctttctctctctctctctctcttccagtgTTCAGTTCCATGCGGGGTGGGTCAGCGCAGtagagaggtggtgtgtgtggataatTTGGGGGATGTGGTGGAGGATGAGGAGTGTAACATGGCACTGAAACCACAGCACCTCCAAAACTGTGATATGGGCACCTGCGCTACAAGCTGGTTTTACTCCCACTGGAGTCACagggtgagaggtgtgtgtgtatgtgcgtgtgtgtgtgcctgtgggggtgtgtgtgtgtatgtgtctgtgtgtgtgtgtgtgtgtgtgtgggtgtgtgtctgtgtgtgtgggtgttctgATTAATATATTTCTCTCAGAGCATCTTACTGTAATTTTGAAATGTGCACACGGGgtatatttatgtgtgcgtgtgtgtgtgcatgtgaatgtgtctgtgtgtgtgtgtggaggtagGTGTTTGGTGGGTGAGGTAAGGGTGAGTGAACACATATTACATAACAATGCATCTTGTAATTGAATAGCACTTGAGGCATCTTGCTTGCTTGGTTTATATataagggatgtgtgtgtgtgtgtgtgtgtgtgtgtgtatgtataggtatatgtatatgtatatgtatatgtatatgtatatgtatatgtatgtatatatggtgtgtgtctgcgtattgggagtgtgtatgtttttatttgtatgtttgtattgtgtgttgcaGTGCTCTGCTGATTGTGGAGTAGGGAGGCGCAGTAGgtcagtggtgtgtttgaggagtCAGGGGAGCAGTCTTCCCCTGGATGGCTGTGATGATGACAAACCTGAGGGGGAGACCATGTGTGACCTGGGGCCCTGCACACAGCGCTTAGAGTGGTACACGGGACCATGgggacaggtacacacacactatacacacacacaccatatatacATGCTATACACTCAcaccacagacatacacacacagatacacacacacacacacacactgacatacacacacgtacatacacccacatgtatatacaccacacacactcatagcacacacacacacacagacacatacaccatgcactcacacacacacacaggcatgcacataCTTCACACAGTGTATGATAGACCACACTCCCCCtggtggagaagagaagaacacagtaaTGTGGACAGGCTTTAACTATGCATTAGCAAACACATCAAGAGCTGCAATTATGAATAAATTTGAATGAACATTTGTATTGGCAAGAGTATATTTTCTTGaagtaatatatattttatatatttaaattttgaaCAAAGAATTACCTTGTTCCCTCTTTATTAATCTTATTcttgatcttctctctctctctctttctctctcacactctctccgttgctgtgtgtgtgtgtgtgtgtgtgtgtgtgtgtgtgtgtgttctgtttatcAGTGCTCCTCAGACTGTGGTAATGGTACTCAGAGTCggggactggtgtgtgtgttccgtAATGACAGCCAGTTTGACGTGACCTCTGAGTCTAACTGCTCCCATTTGCCCCGCCCACCCACAACACAGACCTGTCATGTGAAAAACTGTGGAGCGCAGTGGTACACCACAGACTGGAGCACTGTGAGTtataacccacacacacacacacacacacacacagtacacacctcccacacacacgcacacatacacacacacaaatacacacacagaggatcatttttcttcttgtaGTGTTCACGTTCATGTGAGGGCGGTTACCGGGTTCGAGAGGTGCGTTGCCTAGGAGATGACCTTACCCCGAGTGATGGCTGTGACCCTGAGGTGACCCCTGCAAGACGAGAGGAGTGTAACACACATATCTGTGAGCCAGAGATTGGTGAGTTGCTcttgtttgtgtgagtctgtgtgtgtgcgtttgtgtgtgtctgtgtgtgtgtgtgtgtgtgtctgtgtgtgagagagagggagaatgagagaaagagggagaatgtATATGTTTGCAAACCtatatatgtgggtgtgtatgtgtgtgtgtgtgtatacgtacatacaatttgtttgtttctccacCGTTTGATAGCcgagacattctctctctctctctctctctctctctctgtagatgaaTCCTGTAAGGACCTGTACTATAACTGTGTGGTGGTAGTACAGGctcggctgtgtgtgtaccAGTACTATCAGACTGCGTGCTGTG
This window harbors:
- the adamtsl7 gene encoding thrombospondin type-1 domain-containing protein 4, with translation MVSECEQYQVDVCGLCGGDGTSCDVVRGTFSRPVLSVGYHKILEIPAGAQRIRVQETPKTRNYLALRTHTGQSIINGNWVIDRPGIFHAAGTEFKYRRPNEIRSRTGESITALGPTDQELHLFVIYQQPSPTVHYEYIMSRAIVINSHTHSAVLPLAETHENEVPENGAIDNSGGGAYPNQVPSEPMTSQPLPPYSWVPTTATPCSVTCGTEEDCNSQPCPAFWDVGEWSECSKTCGPGFQHRQVLCRQTQGRHGNHTVTVAKQLCDHTETPETTVSCQLKICSEWQIRSAWTECSVPCGVGQRSREVVCVDNLGDVVEDEECNMALKPQHLQNCDMGTCATSWFYSHWSHRCSADCGVGRRSRSVVCLRSQGSSLPLDGCDDDKPEGETMCDLGPCTQRLEWYTGPWGQCSSDCGNGTQSRGLVCVFRNDSQFDVTSESNCSHLPRPPTTQTCHVKNCGAQWYTTDWSTCSRSCEGGYRVREVRCLGDDLTPSDGCDPEVTPARREECNTHICEPEIDESCKDLYYNCVVVVQARLCVYQYYQTACCASCSRATRKDTRPGLR